Proteins encoded together in one Camelina sativa cultivar DH55 chromosome 9, Cs, whole genome shotgun sequence window:
- the LOC104710311 gene encoding defensin-like protein 295: MASKITSFFLIALVIASAMMVTMPTTVEAQIFLPCRTTVDCDYLHCSSGTALCVNRQCQCTTHQTKLDNLKKMDHAKKCKLTKDCDPRMRFTCVSGSYMCFDGLCICTN, translated from the exons ATGgcatcaaaaatcacatcctTCTTCCTCATTGCTCTCGTTATCGCTA GTGCAATGATGGTGACTATGCCGACGACAGTAGAAGCTCAAATCTTTCTTCCTTGCAGAACAACGGTAGATTGTGATTACCTTCACTGCTCAAGCGGGACAGCTCTATGTGTAAACAGACAATGCCAATGTACGACTCATCAAACAAAACTCGACAACTTAAAGAAGATGGACCATGCTAAGAAGTGCAAGTTGACTAAAGATTGTGATCCTCGTATGAGATTTACATGTGTCTCCGGTTCTTATATGTGTTTTGATGGCCTATGCATTTGTACCAATTGA
- the LOC104710313 gene encoding defensin-like protein 296: MASKITIFSLLALVVAYTMMVSIPIAEAELVFPCKTIYDCENLPCSGRPSQCIKGQCKCTVPLAHQAKLDNLRTMDGAKTCKLTSDCDPRMKYSCPSGSYMCVNGFCTCI, encoded by the exons atggcTTCAAAGATCACAATCTTCTCCCTGCTTGCTCTCGTCGTCGCTT ATACAATGATGGTGAGTATTCCGATAGCAGAAGCTGAGCTTGTTTTTCCTTGCAAAACAATATATGATTGTGAAAACCTTCCTTGCTCGGGTAGGCCATCTCAATGTATAAAGGGACAATGCAAATGCACCGTTCCATTGGCTCATCAAGCAAAACTCGATAATCTAAGAACAATGGATGGTGCTAAGACATGCAAGCTGACGAGTGATTGTGATCCTCGTATGAAATATTCTTGTCCATCGGGATCTTATATGTGTGTTAATGGCTTTTGTACTTGTATCTAA